The nucleotide window CGCCTTCAGCAGGCTGTACCCCCCGTTGATGCCTCGCTTGCTGGTCAAGAGGCCCGCGTTCTTGAGCGTCAACAGGATCTGCTCCAAAAATTCAATGGGGATATTTTGCCGTTCGGCGATCTCATGGCGCTGCAGGAGGGCGGAGTCCCGCTGCGCCGTCAGTTCCAGTAAGGCCCGAAGCGCGTACTCGCCTTTTTTGGAAAATTTCATCTCAGACTCAAAAGTAAAGTGATTCGCTCAATTTTTCTGACAATAGACGAACCGGAGACGCTGAGTCAAGCTGTATGACGCAACTAACCGCATACCTCGTGGTCAAATCCCGACTCGTCACGTCATTGTACAACCCACAAAGCCCCCCATGATCTCCCTGTCGTTACCTTGACAGGGAAAGGGGTTTCTTGTTAGTTTGACGCCGCTTCTGGAGGCGATATAGCCTCTGAAGCGGCCACATGGGCATCGACCCATCCCGTTATCGACCAGGCAACAGCGGCAAGGGCGTTCTGTGACCCTCCAGGAGCTCATCCTCTCCCTCCATCGCTACTGGGCCGACCAAGGCTGCGTCATCCACCAACCCTACGACTTGGAGATGGGTGCGGGGACGTTTCACCCGGCAACATTTCTGCGCGCGCTGGGGCCGGAGCCCTGGCGGGCCGCTTATCCTCAGCCCTGCCGCCGCCCCACGGACGGCCGCTATGGTGACAACCCGAATCGGATGCAACATTACTATCAGTACCAGGTGGTGCTGAAACCTTCGCCGGCTAACATTCAGGACCTGTATTTGGAGAGCTTGACCCGCCTCGGCATCAATCCCAAGCAACACGACATCCGCTTTATGCAGGACGACTGGGAATCGCCCACGCTCGGAGCCTGGGGCCTGGGTTGGGAAGTGCGGCTCGACGGCATGGAAATCACCCAGTTCACGTATTTCCAAGAAGTGGGCGGGATCGAGCTCAACCCCATCACCGTGGAGATCACCTACGGCACCGAACGCATCGCCATGTACCTCCAGCAAGTTGATAACGTCTACGACCTTCGATGGAACGACCAGATCAGCTACGGGGACATCCATCACCAGACAGAAGTCCAGTTTTCCACCTATAATTTCGAGGCCTCGGACACAACGATGCTCACGGCGACGTTTCAGACCTTCGAAGCCGAGTGCATGAAACTGATCGACCGGGGGCTGATCCTGCCGGCCTACGACTACTGCATCAAGTCCTCCCACGTGTTCAATCTGCTGGACGCGCGCGGCGCCATCGGGGTCGCCGAGCGGACCGGCTTTATCGCCCGCGTTCGAGCCTTAGCCCACAAATGCGCCGAGGGCTACCTGGCGCAACGGGAACAACTCGGGTATCCGCTGCTCAAGAAGCAGACAGCGGGCAAGACGGTCACCAAGTAACGACGCCCGGATGATGCCACGCGTAAAGACAGGCCAAACCAGGACCAAGGCCAAGAGCAAGGCGGCCAAACCGGCTGCCGGCGAACTGCTCCTTGAGATCGGAACGGAAGAACTGCCGTATCAATTCATCCAGCCGGCCCTCCGCGCGCTCCACAGCCTGACCGAACAATTATTGCAAGAGCAGCGGCTCACGCATGGACCGGTACGAACCTTCGGCACCCCCCGGCGCCTCACACTGTCGGTTGCATCCTTGTGCGATCGCCAGACCGCGATGACCAAGGAAACGATGGGGCCTTCGAAGGCGGTGGCGTACGACGCAGCCGGCCAGCCGACCAGGGCTGCGGTCGGGTTCGCCGCCGGGCAGGGAGTGCCGGTCGAAGAACTCGAAGTCCGACAAACGCCCAAAGGCGAGTATCTGTTCGCCGTCAAACGCGAGACAGGACAGTTGACGGCATCGGTCCTGACCGAACTGCTCCCGACGCTCATCGGCAAGCTGTCCTTTCCCAAATCCATGAAATGGAACGACACGGGAGCCAGGTTCGGGCGCCCCATCCGCTGGATCCTGGCCCTCTATGCGGGGAAACCGGTTCCCTTCCAGGTCGCCGGGGTTCGTTCCGGCGCCCGCACTTGGGGACACAGGTTTCTCGGCCCGGCCGGCCGCAAAACATCCCAGGGCCTTCCGGTCACCGACCTCAAGTCATACCTGCGCACATTGGAGCAGCACGGCGTGATCCCGGATCAGGAACGCCGGCGCGAGCTGATCCTGGCACACGTCGAGAAACTCACCAAAGCGGCGGGCGGACGCCCGCATCGCGACGAGGAATTGCTGAATCAGGCGGTGTTCTCAACGGAATCCCCGCATCCGCTTCTCGGCGGATTCAACCCCCAGTACCTGTCGCTCCCGAAAGAAATCCTCATGACCTCCATGAAGGAGCACCAGGGCTTCTTTTCGGTCCTGCGCAAAGACGGCGCCTTGCTGCCTGCGTTCGTGTCCGTCACCAATATGAAACTGGCCAACATGCGGCTGATTCAAGCCGGGAACGAACGGGTGTTGGCGGCGCGCCTGGCCGACGCCCGCTTCTTCTTCGACGAGGACCGCAAGGTCCGCTTGGCCGATCGGGTCGAGAAGCTCAAGGGCGTCACGTTCCACAAGAAAATCGGCACCGTATTCGAGAAGCAACAGCGGATCAGACAGTTGGCGGATCGACTGGCAGGCATGTTCGCCCTCGACCGTGATACCTCTCGGGCTTGCACGAGGGCCGCTGAACTCTGCAAGGCGGATCTGACGACCGGGATCGTCGGCGAGTTCCCCGCGCTACAGGGAATCATGGGCGGGGAATACGCCACACATGACGGGG belongs to Nitrospirota bacterium and includes:
- a CDS encoding glycine--tRNA ligase subunit alpha, giving the protein MTLQELILSLHRYWADQGCVIHQPYDLEMGAGTFHPATFLRALGPEPWRAAYPQPCRRPTDGRYGDNPNRMQHYYQYQVVLKPSPANIQDLYLESLTRLGINPKQHDIRFMQDDWESPTLGAWGLGWEVRLDGMEITQFTYFQEVGGIELNPITVEITYGTERIAMYLQQVDNVYDLRWNDQISYGDIHHQTEVQFSTYNFEASDTTMLTATFQTFEAECMKLIDRGLILPAYDYCIKSSHVFNLLDARGAIGVAERTGFIARVRALAHKCAEGYLAQREQLGYPLLKKQTAGKTVTK
- a CDS encoding glycine--tRNA ligase subunit beta, producing MMPRVKTGQTRTKAKSKAAKPAAGELLLEIGTEELPYQFIQPALRALHSLTEQLLQEQRLTHGPVRTFGTPRRLTLSVASLCDRQTAMTKETMGPSKAVAYDAAGQPTRAAVGFAAGQGVPVEELEVRQTPKGEYLFAVKRETGQLTASVLTELLPTLIGKLSFPKSMKWNDTGARFGRPIRWILALYAGKPVPFQVAGVRSGARTWGHRFLGPAGRKTSQGLPVTDLKSYLRTLEQHGVIPDQERRRELILAHVEKLTKAAGGRPHRDEELLNQAVFSTESPHPLLGGFNPQYLSLPKEILMTSMKEHQGFFSVLRKDGALLPAFVSVTNMKLANMRLIQAGNERVLAARLADARFFFDEDRKVRLADRVEKLKGVTFHKKIGTVFEKQQRIRQLADRLAGMFALDRDTSRACTRAAELCKADLTTGIVGEFPALQGIMGGEYATHDGEADQVSRAIAEHYLPPSMEGDIPGSAAGKVLSLADRLDTIFTFFRVGLVPSGSEDPFALRRNALAVVRIALEGRLPLNLGNLHVHMADLLDDKGFKPTASSSDPTDFILERLRYYGRTVDGLRDDVMLAVLKPTHRSQLNLLTLYDKMTALQAITGRPEFEPLTIGFKRAHRIVEKEKWDAEEINPALFQHLSETELYKALEDARLQVPFSITQGDYATALDGLVRLKPAIDAFFAGVMVNADDQGIRANRLSLLCMIDRLFLSFADLSEILVPGA